The following are from one region of the Siniperca chuatsi isolate FFG_IHB_CAS linkage group LG13, ASM2008510v1, whole genome shotgun sequence genome:
- the LOC122887119 gene encoding complement factor H-like isoform X3 gives MRIRYLGFALLTWFPGVLHAQSAAQPCSAPSLRGGFFAPKQETYSPETKLTYTCDNGRKPTVKGWWATSTCQNGKWSHEPQCIDEEACIPPEIPNAKYTENQNGWYENGHTIRITCDQGYEPKDRDVTARCITGTWSSVPVCERSIQACGEPPKIPHAVIIHQEYQEVFAVDSEVQYECEDGYTVEEADGNKSIFCIAGSWTEGPTCRTGPGTGHSGSTVGGTDGTQPGGGSSTTSGFNDRDSRPLPTTIDHCGAHPNVPNGIVVQVERKFLKYQCNAFYTQVGSDTVTCSSNGKWSQLPICKEAFCVLDLAVYKSSGFKLSGVEYVKEGETKQLQCIWVDWWRIFRCTNGRLTYTQCCHANDIYYGRCR, from the exons ATGCGCATCAGATATCTTGGATTTGCTCTTCTGACTTGGTTTCCTGGAGTGCTTCATG CACAAAGTGCAGCACAGCCCTGTAGTGCTCCCAGCCTGAGAGGTGGTTTCTTTGCCCCAAAGCAAGAGACTTATTCTCCTGAAACCAAGCTCACCTATACCTGCGATAATGGACGTAAACCTACAGTGAAGGGATGGTGGGCAACAAGCACATGTCAAAATGGCAAATGGTCTCATGAACCACAGTGTATAG ACGAAGAAGCCTGTATTCCGCCAGAGATACCCAAtgcaaaatacacagaaaaccaaaatggttGGTATGAGAACGGACACACAATTAGGATAACATGTGACCAAGGATATGAACCCAAAGACCGGGATGTCACAGCCAGATGTATAACTGGAACATGGTCCTCTGTGCCAGTCTGTGAGA GAAGTATCCAGGCATGTGGTGAGCCGCCTAAAATCCCCCATGCAGTCATCATTCATCAGGAATACCAGGAGGTGTTTGCTGTAGATTCAGAAGTGCAGTATGAATGTGAAGATGGATATACTGTAGAGGAAGCAGACGGCAACAAATCCATCTTTTGCATAGCTGGAAGCTGGACCGAAGGCCCAACGTGCA GAACCGGACCAGGGACTGGACACAGTGGATCCACAGTGGGAGGAACAGATGGGACACAACCGGGTGGAG GATCTTCCACCACCTCTGGCTTCAATGACAGAGACAGTAGACCTCTACCCACAACAA TCGACCACTGTGGAGCACACCCAAACGTTCCAAACGGTATTGTTGTGCAAGTGGAACGAAAGTTTTTGAAATACCAATGTAATGCCTTTTACACACAAGTCGGTTCAGACACCGTGACGTGTTCCAGCAATGGCAAATGGTCACAGCTACCCATCTGCAAAG AGGCATTCTGTGTCCTGGATCTTGCTGTGTATAAATCGAGTGGTTTTAAACTATCTGGAGTTGAATATGTGAAGGAAGGAGAGACAAAGCAATTGCAGTGTATTTGGGTAGATTGGTGGAGGATTTTTCGGTGCACTAATGGAAGATTAACTTATACCCAGT gtTGTCATGCTAATGACATTTATTAT GGACGATGCCGGTAG
- the LOC122887119 gene encoding complement factor H-like isoform X4, with amino-acid sequence MRIRYLGFALLTWFPGVLHAQSAAQPCSAPSLRGGFFAPKQETYSPETKLTYTCDNGRKPTVKGWWATSTCQNGKWSHEPQCIGSIQACGEPPKIPHAVIIHQEYQEVFAVDSEVQYECEDGYTVEEADGNKSIFCIAGSWTEGPTCRTGPGTGHSGSTVGGTDGTQPGGGSSTTSGFNDRDSRPLPTTIDHCGAHPNVPNGIVVQVERKFLKYQCNAFYTQVGSDTVTCSSNGKWSQLPICKEAFCVLDLAVYKSSGFKLSGVEYVKEGETKQLQCIWVDWWRIFRCTNGRLTYTQCCHANDIYYGRCR; translated from the exons ATGCGCATCAGATATCTTGGATTTGCTCTTCTGACTTGGTTTCCTGGAGTGCTTCATG CACAAAGTGCAGCACAGCCCTGTAGTGCTCCCAGCCTGAGAGGTGGTTTCTTTGCCCCAAAGCAAGAGACTTATTCTCCTGAAACCAAGCTCACCTATACCTGCGATAATGGACGTAAACCTACAGTGAAGGGATGGTGGGCAACAAGCACATGTCAAAATGGCAAATGGTCTCATGAACCACAGTGTATAG GAAGTATCCAGGCATGTGGTGAGCCGCCTAAAATCCCCCATGCAGTCATCATTCATCAGGAATACCAGGAGGTGTTTGCTGTAGATTCAGAAGTGCAGTATGAATGTGAAGATGGATATACTGTAGAGGAAGCAGACGGCAACAAATCCATCTTTTGCATAGCTGGAAGCTGGACCGAAGGCCCAACGTGCA GAACCGGACCAGGGACTGGACACAGTGGATCCACAGTGGGAGGAACAGATGGGACACAACCGGGTGGAG GATCTTCCACCACCTCTGGCTTCAATGACAGAGACAGTAGACCTCTACCCACAACAA TCGACCACTGTGGAGCACACCCAAACGTTCCAAACGGTATTGTTGTGCAAGTGGAACGAAAGTTTTTGAAATACCAATGTAATGCCTTTTACACACAAGTCGGTTCAGACACCGTGACGTGTTCCAGCAATGGCAAATGGTCACAGCTACCCATCTGCAAAG AGGCATTCTGTGTCCTGGATCTTGCTGTGTATAAATCGAGTGGTTTTAAACTATCTGGAGTTGAATATGTGAAGGAAGGAGAGACAAAGCAATTGCAGTGTATTTGGGTAGATTGGTGGAGGATTTTTCGGTGCACTAATGGAAGATTAACTTATACCCAGT gtTGTCATGCTAATGACATTTATTAT GGACGATGCCGGTAG